One window of Chryseobacterium sp. JJR-5R genomic DNA carries:
- the miaB gene encoding tRNA (N6-isopentenyl adenosine(37)-C2)-methylthiotransferase MiaB, with protein sequence MQEKYIDETKQGEAFAIAERDGNSKKLFLESYGCQMNFSDSEIVASILNEQGYNTTLKIEEADLILLNTCSIREKAEQTVRMRLSQFKNLKKERPHMTVGVLGCMAERLKTKFLEEEQLVDLVVGPDAYRDLPNLLKETEDGRDAINVILSKEETYADINPVRLGGNGVTAYVTITRGCDNMCTFCVVPFTRGRERSRDPHSILEECKDLGRNGYKEITLLGQNVDSYLWYGGGPKKDFAKASEMQQATAVNFAQLLDQVAKAVPEMRIRFSTSNPQDMSLDVFRMIAKHDNICKYVHLPVQSGSNKMLEAMNRQHTREEYLDLIRKAKEIVPDIAFSQDMIIGFCSETEEDHQDTLSLMREVEYDYGYMFAYSERPGTPAHKKMEDNIPADVKQRRLAEVIALQGDLSRNRMKSYVGKTHQVLIEGISKKNKNQWKGRNSQNAVCVFDMLEGQKIGDIVNVFVFDNTQGTLLGETVSK encoded by the coding sequence GTGCAGGAAAAATATATAGACGAAACAAAACAGGGTGAAGCTTTTGCAATTGCGGAGCGGGACGGCAATTCCAAGAAATTATTCTTAGAAAGCTACGGCTGCCAGATGAACTTTTCGGATTCCGAAATTGTAGCTTCTATTCTTAATGAACAGGGGTACAACACAACACTTAAGATAGAAGAAGCGGACCTTATTCTGCTGAATACCTGTTCTATCCGTGAAAAAGCGGAGCAGACCGTAAGAATGCGCCTTTCCCAGTTCAAAAACCTGAAGAAAGAAAGACCGCATATGACGGTCGGCGTCCTCGGGTGCATGGCCGAAAGGCTGAAAACCAAGTTCCTGGAAGAAGAGCAGCTGGTTGATTTAGTAGTCGGCCCGGATGCATACCGGGATTTGCCTAACCTTCTAAAAGAAACAGAAGACGGAAGGGATGCGATCAATGTGATTCTTTCGAAAGAAGAAACCTATGCAGATATCAACCCGGTCCGTCTGGGAGGGAACGGCGTAACTGCTTACGTAACCATTACAAGGGGCTGTGATAATATGTGTACGTTCTGCGTGGTTCCGTTTACAAGAGGCCGAGAAAGGAGCCGGGATCCACACTCGATTTTAGAAGAATGCAAAGATCTTGGGCGCAACGGATACAAGGAAATTACCCTTTTGGGACAGAATGTAGACTCGTACCTCTGGTATGGAGGCGGGCCGAAAAAAGATTTTGCCAAAGCCTCGGAAATGCAGCAGGCAACCGCTGTAAATTTTGCCCAGCTGCTTGATCAGGTGGCTAAAGCAGTACCTGAAATGAGAATCAGGTTCTCCACTTCCAACCCTCAGGATATGAGCCTGGATGTATTCAGAATGATTGCAAAACATGATAACATCTGCAAATATGTTCATTTACCGGTTCAGAGCGGAAGCAATAAGATGCTGGAAGCCATGAACAGGCAGCATACCCGTGAAGAATACCTCGACCTCATCAGAAAAGCCAAAGAAATTGTTCCGGACATTGCATTTTCCCAGGATATGATTATCGGATTCTGCAGCGAAACGGAAGAAGACCATCAGGATACCCTAAGCTTAATGAGAGAAGTGGAATATGACTACGGTTATATGTTTGCCTACTCGGAAAGGCCGGGAACCCCTGCCCATAAAAAAATGGAAGACAATATTCCGGCTGACGTAAAACAGAGACGCCTGGCGGAAGTCATTGCATTACAGGGTGACTTGTCAAGAAACCGTATGAAATCATATGTGGGAAAAACCCATCAGGTTCTGATTGAAGGAATTTCCAAAAAGAATAAAAATCAGTGGAAAGGCAG